The following nucleotide sequence is from Drosophila kikkawai strain 14028-0561.14 chromosome 2L, DkikHiC1v2, whole genome shotgun sequence.
AAAAGTGAAATAAGCTGCGAAAGGTGGCACCTCTCGAGTGGAAAGTGGGTATATCGAATGCTCTGTAACTTTAACTATTTCTAGAAATATATCAATTAAGCTGTCATATCATCTTGGTAGAGAGTTTAGAAACAATAACTGAAGTTATGATAGATaataaaacacatttttaatatttatcaaacgaatatataaaacaatatgTATTAGAAGTCAAAGTTATACGATTTATCCTCTTAAATGTTGGACTCATATTCCTTTTAAATGAATGTTTTCTTCttgaaaatcaaaatttaaattcaattcccTTGGCAGCTCTTCAAAGTGTAGCTACCCTTTCATTAAGTGTTACGGTGATAAATACACAAACAGTCAGTTGCTTAGTTTCTAAAAAAGAAAGTGAAATTCGAATGCGGACAGAACGAAGCGCAAAGTGCGCGGCCCAGGCAGTTCCCAACTTGGCCAACTTGGCCAGGACCAGGCCATCACCAGCTCACTAACAACAAACTCAGCTACAATCGCGGCAAAAAGAGCGGCCAAAACAGCGGCTAAAACCTGACTGAGCCCCGCCGAACGGCAGCGAGTCATTCACAAGTTGTGATGCTAAACAAATATGACTAATTATGGAGGAACTGACGCACTAAACAGCGCCACATAATGCGCCCGCCGTCTCGGTTTCGACGTAGATGGTCCACGGATGGACCGTAGCCTGGAGGCCGGACCGGTTTTCTGGCCACCGGGCTGTCCCGGGCTGCCGGGGCAGcccaaaccaaaaccaacaCCCGCAATTTCGCCAGTTCGTGGAAAACCGATCGATTGTATGAATGAAATGCGTTTTACGCGACAAAGTTGCCACCGATCTCTGCTGGCGATTGTACACTTGGAAAAACGTTTCTATCAAAGAAGTGTTAATCCTTCAAtagcttaattaaaaataaagtgaaatactatatatattttcaactgCATTAATCCTCCTGCTCTTCCCCTAAGATCAACTGCCAACCGGACGTGCCACACGCTCATCATGTAGACCGGATGACAGTCGGAGTAGTGTGGTAGGCAGTCACAGCATGTGGCGACCCCGCCTCCGAGAGCTGCACGTCAATCGCTTTAGTGAGCAGTCTCCAGGAGACTTGGCAGACAATGGTTATGATTCAAATGCGGGAAGCGATGACCAATGGTCGGGTATCAATGGGCCAACGCTGCGCTGGGGAATTGCACCCATTAGCCTGATGGCGGACGACTTTGCTGCAGCCCTGAGTGTCCTGCCGGCTCAACACCACCGCATCGTGTCCTGTGTGGCCGCTTACCAGTCGCACGCCCTCGCCTTCGCCGATCGCCACAAAGTAAAGAATGTGTACACCAGCTTCGAAGATTTGGCCAGATGCCCGGATGTTGGTGAGTCGTCGGGAAATAAGCTTAATTTTGTTTGGCATTTGCTTTGGACATAGATATATTTCTGTTTGGGCTCACATGGCGGATGCGtaattttttcattatttaaattattttcaattttgtaaTTTCGGTTTTAAGAAAATGCCAAAACAAATCGTTCGTTTTATCACCACTTCCTAATCCAATTGTTGAAGATCAGACGTTGTGTACATCTCACCGCTGAACCCTCAGCACTCGGAGCTGTGCCACCTGATGCTTAACCACGACAAACACGTGCTGTGCGAGAAGCCGCTCTGCATGACGGAGGAGCAGGTGCTCAAGCTGCTGGACAAGGCGAATGCCCGAGGCCTCTTTCTCATGGAGGGAATGTGGCCGAGATGCGTGCCCGCTTACCGTTACCTGCGGCACCAGATCCTGCGTAACCGCCTTGGCGAGCTTCAGCACATCCACTGTACTCTGGGGCTGCCAGTTTCCAACAGGTGAGCATGACTTTAGGGCTTCTCCTAATCGGGCGGAGTTCTATCTACTAGTTTTATTCCTCCAGTCGACTTGCTCTGTATGGTGGAGTTACCAGCGACTTTGGCGTCTACGGAATGCAATTGGCCCTCTGGGTATTCCGCGAGGTGCCACGCTGCCTTAAGGTTAGCGGCAAGGTCAACTCGGAGAATGTGGATGTGGCTGCCAATATCGAAATGTGCTTTAGTCACGGCAAGCAGGCTTTCATcgaagtcagctcggagaagaGGCTGGACAACATGGCCATCATTCAGGGCAAGGAGGGAAGCATCAAGGTGAGTCCACAAGTTAAAGTTTGTTAAGGGAATTTCTCTAATTTTCCCAATTTAGATGGGCAACTACTGGTGTCCCACGCGCCTGATCACCGACCAGGTGGGCTATGAGTTCCCACTGCCGGGGGGCGAGGAGGTGCCCGCTACCCATTACCACAATCGGGTGGGCATGTGCTACGAGGCCGAGGAGGTGCGGAACTGCATCCTGAAGGGAAACAACGAGAGCAACGTCTTCAGCCACAGCGAGAGCCTGCTTTTGGCAAATCTAATGGACACCATCCATGCTGAACTGGGGGTGGGCGAGTTTGCGCCGGCAGTGAAGTCTCCTAACTTTCAAGAGGAGGTCTTCAGTGTCCGGGACGTTGTGCAGGATCCCGAGGAGCTGGACAGCGAGACCTGTCGCGTGGTGCAAGATGTCAACACTGGTGAGACCCTTCCATGCAACAGGAcagaggaggaggtggaagAGAAACAAAACATACCAAAGGCCCTTGATGCTCCCTAGAAAAGGGAGAATGGGGATAAGAGTGGAGTATTTAGTCGTGTCCTGTAAAATAAGCAGTTATGtatctaaataaaatgtgaaataattATATCAAAATGCGTATTAATTATACCGAAGCgaggtttattttttattaataatatttaggtTCAagattaaattttctattaatgccatttataaatttacatagTTTCTACATGGCATTTGCTAGCTCTGTTGGTGAATTGGAAAGTTCATAGAGTAAGCTAAAATGCCTTGTTTATCCAATACACACACCGTCTGTGGTGAAAAAAGCCAAATGTGGGtactattaatatttaatctcCACTTTTTTAAAAtccgtttttaatttattattgttggATTGATTggattgatttttaattatatttggggtaatatataaaatatattttagtgtAAAGCTACAAGAATCTAAAGATTTCCGTACGACTTGATCTACTGCTTCTTCACCTTCTTCTTTTGAGAAGCTTTGTTCGATTTGCCAAATAGCTTTTTCCAGATGAATTTCCAAAAGATCTTGTTGATGATGAAGATAACGTAGAGGAGCAGGGCGGTGATAATGCAGATATCCAGGTTGTTGCTGGCGACGAAGCTCATGTGCACCAGAGGACTCTGCATGTGAGCAGCTCCACGGTGGCGGATCACGTACTCCGTCCAGTAGACAACCGATTCCTGGGCACTCAGAGGACGATCGCGGTACAATTGCGAGAAGCTCTTCAGCTTCTGGGCGTACTTAGGATTTTCAATGATCTCCTTGATGGCTTCCTTAAACTCGGCAACATCCAGGGAGTTCAGTTCCAGACGGAGGCCGTAGCCACTCTCCACCAGCTTATCGGCGTTGCCAGGCTGATCGGCGAAGACGGGAAGGGCCAGCATGGGCACTCCGTGGTACTGGGCCTCAGCTACACCTCCTTTTCCTGCATGGGTGATGAATAGCTTTATCTTAGGGTGAGCCAGGATATCGTCCTGGGGCAGCCACTTCTTGTAGAGAATATTCGACGCCTTGCCAGGGGTCTTCTCAAGGTCGTCCCACTTCCAGATCACTTGCTGCTTCAGGCTGCTCAATGTCTTGAATATGATAGGCACCACCCCTGACTGCAAATGTTCGCCCTTTAAATTGGAACCAAGGCTGAATAGAATGACTCCGTTTTGTCCCTTATCGAGAAATTCTTTGATGTCCTCCGGCAAAGGATCAGGCCTTTTCTTCACCTGGATGCCACCAATTTCAATTATACTTGGAACATTCGGACGAATGGGGCCTTCGCTGATGCCGTGGGCATTGCAAAAAGCCAGGGAGACGTTCTTCATGGCCTCCTCAAAGGTGGGCATCGATTTGTCCTTGCCCCAAAGGCGACTGTAAAGGGAAGAGTAAGCTGTTCAGGTATCGGCTATAAATTGATCTACAGTCGCTGTGTAGTTGTAGCTCTATGGGCTTCAGTAACACACTTTGAGGCACGTATATGATTATAATTGATCAAAAGAGCTGATAATAATTGTAGATTAACAACTATTGTACTTACTCATAgaatttgttgtatttgtgGTTTAGGTAGACATGCAGAGCATTGAAGCCCAGGGTGGTAAAGAAGTTTTGAACCCTCTGCTGGAAGTTCATGGCTTTTCCTGGGGGCACGGCAATCTGCATTTGGGGTACGGTGGACAGCTCGGGGTTGCCGAGCACATCGTTGACCATGAGCACGGGTGGACCCATCCAGGATACAATTACGGGGCAGTTAAATCTGGCACCCAGCCCGACCTGGTAGGTGTTGAAGAAGAAGCCGACGAATACCACATCAAACTGGTTGCCCTTGTTGAGGTAGAGTTCCTGAAAAAGCGGATGCTCCAGCACGTCCGCTTGCTTCTCGATAAGCATAACCAAAGAACCGAAAATGGACTTCATGGCGGTCCAAATTGATGGCTTCTCCTTAGCCATTTGGGAGAGGCCCGCATGGAGGAGCTTCTCCTCCTCGGCACTAATGGGGACAACAATATGCTTAATGCTCTTGTGGGTCACTTTGGGAGGCACGACAGACAGGACGGTCACGTTGTGTCCCCTCTCGGCCAGCGTCTTCATGACGGACATGTGCACGATAAAGTGCGAGGTACTGTGACTGGTGAAGACGCCCAGAATGTTGGATCCTTCGCTGCCCTGGGGCATCGACTGCAGGGTTAAAAGGACAATTAAAAGTCCGCCAAAGCTGCAGCACCACCAAGTTCCTTGGCTGCGCGTCATAATTAGCACTATTTGCGTTAGCGGTCAACGGAAAACTGATTCGAGCACCGGCAGACTGCACGTATCTTATAATTCCTGGACGGACAGATAACGGACTGAGTTAGCCGTGTAATCTGCATTCCCATTTAAGGTTGTACGAATTTCCCAAGTGTTATGCTGGTATCTGTGATATTTATTGATAGCACTGTGCGAAATCACACCGAATAAAAAAACGGACAAATTCTTTTCAAAAAAGTTCATAATATACACAAATTTAGGTATTCAAAGCCACTTTACAACAGTATTTAATGATTTTGATATTTGTGGGCGTCTATAAAAAAGAttacatataatataaaagaTTATTTAACCTTAACAAGGCCTCTTTTTATAAAGTTTCCAAGAACTTTATTTTGTAGCATAGTTTAAATTAGATTGACCGGATACACGTacaaatttctataaatttatacGTAATCGTGATTGTTGGGCTTGGTCAAGTTAAAAAGGTGTATTTTATGATTATACTCTTTCAGAGagtattaaaatttcatgCAGTAGTTTGATACAAAGTGAAGAAGACATTcacattacatacatatgaatattttttaatagtttccgttttaaaaatttatattatcagTTAATAGTTAAACAAGGAcctaaaaacaataatttgattataattaattaaccaATGGTAATTCTTAGCTAATACATAAACCATATATTGTGGtgaataaaaaacaacgagGTATAACGGATTTTCATGGAaagttttttgttaaaaaaaaaaaaaaaaaaaaaaagcggtCAGCAAAACATACCCAAAACTTATTATACGAATtccttaaataatatacataatttcTATCAAAATTGGATAATAATGATTATTTCTTTCACTACCTGTAGCTAAAGATCACCTGGAAACTTAACGATCTCTCTGGGTAATTATCTTCTTAAGTCTAATAATTTGACATCAGAATTAACTgaaaaataagtataataatactaaaaggAATAACATATATTGTTTAGATTTAGACATCTTCATTTTATTCGTCGGATTCGTAATCTAGtttggcattttatttatcgTTATCGAGTACATAATCAATTCGTTTAATATTACAATTCGTGTTAATCTATAATAATCTACTGCTTCTTCACCTTCTTCTTTTGAGAAGCTTTGTTCGATTTGCCAAATAGCTTTTTCCAGATGAATTTCCAAAAGATCTTGTTGATGATGAAGATAACGTAGAGGAGCAGGGCGGTGATAATGCAGATATCCAGGTTGTTGCTGGCGACGAAGCTCATGTGCACCAGAGGACTCTGCATGTGAGCAGCTCCACGGTGGCGGATCACGTACTCCGTCCAGTAGACAACCGATTCCTGGGCACTCAGAGGACGATCGCGGTACAGCTGCGAGAAGCTCTTCAGCTTCTGAGCGTACTTAGGATTTTCAATGATCTTCTTGATGGCTTCCTTAAACTCGGCAACATCCAGGGAGTTCAGTTCCAGACGGAGGCCGTAGCCACTCTCCACCAGCTTATCGGCGTTGCCTGGCTGATCGGCGAAGACGGGAAGAGCCAGCATGGGGACTCCGTGGTACTGGGCCTCAGCTACACCTCCTTTTCCTGCATGGGTGATGAATAGCTTTATCTTAGGGTGAGCCAGGATATCGTCCTGGGGCAGCCACTTCTTGTAGAGAATATTCGACGCCTTGCCAGGGGTCTTCTCAAGGTCGTCCCACTTCCAAATTACTTTCTGTTTCAGGCCGCTCAAGCCCTTGAAAACATTGCCCACCACGTCCGAATTGAAGTGTTCTGCTTTTAAATTGGAACCCAAACTGAAGAGAATAGCTCCATTCTTTGCATTGTCGAGGAACTCCTTGATGTCCTCCGGCAGTGGATCGGGCTTGCTCTTCACCTGGATGCCACCAATCTCGATAATACCAGGCACATTGGGACGGATGGGACCTTCGCTGATGGCGTGGCCATTGCAGAAAGCCAGAGAGACATTCTTCTTGGCCTGCTCAAAGGTGGGCATCGATTTGTCGTTGCCCCAAAGGCGACTGGAAGGTAAAGAAAAGTATGCATGAAGTTTTTTCTGGGTAActacaattttataaattgttaaagAAAAACTTGTACTTGACAATGGCAAATCAAGAATGTAGATAACGGAATAGAATGTACTTACTTGTAGAACTTTTGATATTTGTTGTTTAGGTAGACATTCAGTGCATTGAAGCCTAGGGTGCTGACGAAATTTTGGGCCCTCTGCTGGAAGTTCATGGCTTTTCCTGGAGCCACAGCAATCTGCATTTGGGGAACGCTGAACAGCTCGGGATTGCCGAGCACCTCGTTGACCATGAGCATGGGTGGGCCTGACCAAGAAATTATTACGGGGCAGTTAAACCTGGCCCCCAGGGCCACCTGGTAGGTGTTGAAGAAGAACCCGACAAATACAACGTCGAACTTGTTGCCCTTGTTGAGGTATAGCTCCTGGAAGCGGTGGTCCTCAAGCACGTCCACCTGCTTGTCAATAAGCAGACCCAGCGAGCTGAAGATAGACTTCATAGTGGTCCAAATTGAAGGCTTCTCTTTTACCATCCCCGCCATGCCGTCGTTGAGGATCTTCTCCTCCGCGGCACTCATGGGAATCACAATGTGCTTGATGCTCTTGTGGGTCACCTTCGGCGGCACGGAAGAGACCACCGTTATGTTGTGGCCCTTCTCAGCCAGCGCCTTCATGATGGACATGTGAACGATGAAGTGCGAGGGACTGTGACTGGTGAAGACGCCCAGGATATTGGAACCTTCGC
It contains:
- the LOC108077116 gene encoding trans-1,2-dihydrobenzene-1,2-diol dehydrogenase isoform X1; translation: MLKILSWIKTRSNKSAVRCYQNQLPTGRATRSSCRPDDSRSSVVGSHSMWRPRLRELHVNRFSEQSPGDLADNGYDSNAGSDDQWSGINGPTLRWGIAPISLMADDFAAALSVLPAQHHRIVSCVAAYQSHALAFADRHKVKNVYTSFEDLARCPDVDVVYISPLNPQHSELCHLMLNHDKHVLCEKPLCMTEEQVLKLLDKANARGLFLMEGMWPRCVPAYRYLRHQILRNRLGELQHIHCTLGLPVSNSRLALYGGVTSDFGVYGMQLALWVFREVPRCLKVSGKVNSENVDVAANIEMCFSHGKQAFIEVSSEKRLDNMAIIQGKEGSIKMGNYWCPTRLITDQVGYEFPLPGGEEVPATHYHNRVGMCYEAEEVRNCILKGNNESNVFSHSESLLLANLMDTIHAELGVGEFAPAVKSPNFQEEVFSVRDVVQDPEELDSETCRVVQDVNTGETLPCNRTEEEVEEKQNIPKALDAP
- the LOC108077116 gene encoding trans-1,2-dihydrobenzene-1,2-diol dehydrogenase isoform X2; the encoded protein is MLNHDKHVLCEKPLCMTEEQVLKLLDKANARGLFLMEGMWPRCVPAYRYLRHQILRNRLGELQHIHCTLGLPVSNSRLALYGGVTSDFGVYGMQLALWVFREVPRCLKVSGKVNSENVDVAANIEMCFSHGKQAFIEVSSEKRLDNMAIIQGKEGSIKMGNYWCPTRLITDQVGYEFPLPGGEEVPATHYHNRVGMCYEAEEVRNCILKGNNESNVFSHSESLLLANLMDTIHAELGVGEFAPAVKSPNFQEEVFSVRDVVQDPEELDSETCRVVQDVNTGETLPCNRTEEEVEEKQNIPKALDAP
- the LOC108076909 gene encoding UDP-glycosyltransferase UGT5-like, with the translated sequence MTRSQGTWWCCSFGGLLIVLLTLQSMPQGSEGSNILGVFTSHSTSHFIVHMSVMKTLAERGHNVTVLSVVPPKVTHKSIKHIVVPISAEEEKLLHAGLSQMAKEKPSIWTAMKSIFGSLVMLIEKQADVLEHPLFQELYLNKGNQFDVVFVGFFFNTYQVGLGARFNCPVIVSWMGPPVLMVNDVLGNPELSTVPQMQIAVPPGKAMNFQQRVQNFFTTLGFNALHVYLNHKYNKFYDRLWGKDKSMPTFEEAMKNVSLAFCNAHGISEGPIRPNVPSIIEIGGIQVKKRPDPLPEDIKEFLDKGQNGVILFSLGSNLKGEHLQSGVVPIIFKTLSSLKQQVIWKWDDLEKTPGKASNILYKKWLPQDDILAHPKIKLFITHAGKGGVAEAQYHGVPMLALPVFADQPGNADKLVESGYGLRLELNSLDVAEFKEAIKEIIENPKYAQKLKSFSQLYRDRPLSAQESVVYWTEYVIRHRGAAHMQSPLVHMSFVASNNLDICIITALLLYVIFIINKIFWKFIWKKLFGKSNKASQKKKVKKQ
- the Ugt37D1 gene encoding UDP-glycosyltransferase UGT5 codes for the protein MAPSRSTWLGCSFGGLLVALLALQSMPQGSEGSNILGVFTSHSPSHFIVHMSIMKALAEKGHNITVVSSVPPKVTHKSIKHIVIPMSAAEEKILNDGMAGMVKEKPSIWTTMKSIFSSLGLLIDKQVDVLEDHRFQELYLNKGNKFDVVFVGFFFNTYQVALGARFNCPVIISWSGPPMLMVNEVLGNPELFSVPQMQIAVAPGKAMNFQQRAQNFVSTLGFNALNVYLNNKYQKFYNRLWGNDKSMPTFEQAKKNVSLAFCNGHAISEGPIRPNVPGIIEIGGIQVKSKPDPLPEDIKEFLDNAKNGAILFSLGSNLKAEHFNSDVVGNVFKGLSGLKQKVIWKWDDLEKTPGKASNILYKKWLPQDDILAHPKIKLFITHAGKGGVAEAQYHGVPMLALPVFADQPGNADKLVESGYGLRLELNSLDVAEFKEAIKKIIENPKYAQKLKSFSQLYRDRPLSAQESVVYWTEYVIRHRGAAHMQSPLVHMSFVASNNLDICIITALLLYVIFIINKIFWKFIWKKLFGKSNKASQKKKVKKQ